From one Candidatus Methanoplasma termitum genomic stretch:
- a CDS encoding SpaA isopeptide-forming pilin-related protein: MRKNTIAIAAFVVVMVMVLTALVPLSHSTTSEAAPVGSGPTGGNFDPNAQYWISDQWVLGKGEVVVNTWFTDGGFWGDMKGIGGSNSVLDITVRDSLDPNNYSAYTAFCAHYGSKSFGQDDSYQAGALDPVLKANILSALNYIYDKYGSIDSWQVDNQIGWNGQLGQPYDRPITVEGTTNVLSQIAIWMLMDDNIDVIKAMYANPGGPDYSPCFGVFDDAVAEILAAVAAGYTGSGAITDLVYLVGPNFPDDTVSHQPQIVPIFGPTNYVEPTFGSLTIAKDLGNKASYPGSITGGYPTEAKPTVAKNGKETWDHTIYAHDLATKLGEGGVNWFQWNGGAADNKTAGMTFANAGDSYNFALVQGDKLTQVGNYTITYNGGTSFTVTFNDQMSTNSAHLSISNTILAAKNTNDKNYNKNNIWTTAPGQQQIAFSGNSFTFNATWLNLKNPVFVYIHLDGLSGYENTFGAPIGAAFDFKVTGPSFPNGELVSVTANSSVTLTDLIPGEYTVKEIASGWTATYYVDGGSAVTTPSVKVTVVGENNTVVRAVNIPGENKVQGEFSFQKMVENIDGTSSAGADFTFAAYDSDGNFIANATSNANGIVTFGPSEDIIPGEIYYVSEVTQSSRYVSTAGESFEIVAVEEGTVIAQQNMFVFTNYLAPGALKVTADVQENYYKWYYKPVYKTAGPDTLVSWAVNRADLPDGFTGAVVNNGFTYLKIDVGTLRALGDAGANIGIAKSDPSNTSIGYTYNVKIVGDKIVVTCSSSLFGSGEGFGIKVSDTPWTDNPNDSSLKHFRVEVQSCDLPAGDTVYLFFHVDKGEWTLLPLVQTGWALDHKEGPLAREYAGDVTMTVTNAAGDEVYSGALGLVDNLKAGEYTVSVTAGGEVIGTETVTVEPGETTNVDFGTLVLTALGSTEIVYL, translated from the coding sequence ATGAGAAAAAATACGATTGCAATTGCTGCATTTGTCGTGGTCATGGTGATGGTGCTGACAGCACTTGTACCACTGAGCCATTCAACGACATCCGAGGCGGCGCCTGTCGGAAGTGGCCCGACAGGTGGCAATTTTGACCCAAATGCTCAGTATTGGATATCTGATCAGTGGGTCCTTGGGAAAGGCGAAGTCGTCGTCAACACCTGGTTCACAGACGGTGGATTCTGGGGCGACATGAAAGGAATAGGAGGAAGCAACTCAGTTCTTGATATTACGGTCAGGGACTCTTTGGATCCGAACAATTACAGCGCATACACAGCGTTCTGTGCCCATTACGGCTCGAAATCCTTCGGACAGGACGACAGCTATCAGGCAGGCGCTCTTGATCCGGTGCTGAAGGCGAACATCCTTTCGGCACTTAACTACATCTACGACAAATACGGAAGCATCGATTCGTGGCAAGTTGACAATCAGATCGGATGGAACGGTCAGCTTGGGCAGCCTTACGACAGGCCGATAACGGTAGAGGGCACAACCAATGTCCTTTCTCAGATCGCAATATGGATGCTGATGGATGACAATATCGATGTGATTAAGGCTATGTATGCTAACCCCGGCGGCCCGGATTACAGCCCCTGTTTTGGTGTCTTTGACGATGCCGTAGCAGAGATACTTGCCGCTGTTGCGGCCGGCTACACCGGAAGCGGAGCAATAACAGACCTCGTTTACCTGGTCGGCCCCAATTTCCCGGACGACACGGTCTCGCACCAGCCTCAGATCGTCCCGATCTTCGGCCCGACAAACTATGTTGAGCCGACCTTCGGCAGCCTTACGATCGCCAAGGATCTTGGCAACAAGGCCAGCTACCCCGGCTCGATAACAGGCGGTTATCCGACCGAAGCGAAGCCAACGGTCGCAAAGAACGGTAAGGAGACATGGGACCACACAATATACGCACATGACCTGGCTACAAAACTCGGTGAGGGTGGCGTTAACTGGTTCCAGTGGAACGGCGGTGCCGCCGACAACAAAACGGCCGGCATGACGTTCGCCAACGCAGGCGACAGTTATAACTTTGCACTTGTGCAGGGAGACAAACTCACTCAAGTCGGCAACTATACTATAACATACAACGGCGGGACAAGCTTCACAGTGACCTTCAACGACCAAATGTCGACGAACAGCGCACACCTGTCCATTTCGAACACTATCCTGGCCGCTAAGAACACCAACGACAAGAACTACAACAAGAACAACATCTGGACGACAGCACCCGGTCAGCAGCAGATCGCCTTCAGCGGAAACTCGTTCACATTCAATGCAACGTGGCTGAACCTGAAGAATCCGGTTTTCGTATACATACACCTTGACGGTCTCAGCGGATACGAGAACACCTTTGGTGCTCCGATCGGAGCGGCATTTGACTTCAAAGTGACCGGCCCGAGCTTCCCGAACGGCGAATTAGTCAGCGTTACGGCCAACAGCTCAGTAACGCTCACTGACCTCATCCCCGGCGAATACACTGTAAAAGAGATTGCCAGCGGATGGACCGCAACCTATTACGTGGACGGAGGAAGCGCAGTAACAACACCTTCCGTCAAGGTAACGGTCGTCGGCGAGAACAACACGGTCGTCAGAGCGGTGAACATACCTGGCGAGAATAAGGTACAGGGAGAGTTCTCATTCCAGAAAATGGTCGAGAACATCGACGGCACTTCTTCTGCCGGAGCGGACTTCACCTTTGCAGCCTATGACTCAGACGGTAACTTCATTGCCAACGCAACATCGAATGCGAACGGTATCGTAACATTCGGACCTTCCGAAGACATCATACCCGGCGAGATATACTACGTCTCTGAGGTGACCCAGAGTTCCAGATATGTATCCACCGCAGGAGAATCCTTTGAGATCGTAGCGGTCGAGGAAGGCACGGTAATTGCGCAGCAGAACATGTTTGTCTTCACCAACTACCTCGCACCCGGCGCACTCAAGGTGACCGCCGATGTGCAGGAGAACTACTACAAGTGGTACTACAAGCCAGTGTACAAGACCGCCGGTCCCGATACATTGGTAAGCTGGGCCGTTAACCGTGCCGATCTGCCCGATGGCTTCACAGGAGCCGTTGTCAACAACGGATTCACCTATCTGAAGATAGATGTGGGGACACTGAGGGCCCTCGGAGACGCTGGTGCAAACATAGGTATCGCTAAGTCTGACCCATCGAACACAAGCATCGGCTACACATACAATGTGAAGATAGTCGGAGATAAGATCGTCGTCACATGCAGCAGCAGCCTATTCGGGTCGGGAGAAGGGTTTGGCATCAAGGTGTCCGATACACCATGGACCGACAACCCCAACGACAGTTCGCTGAAGCATTTCAGAGTCGAAGTGCAGTCATGCGATCTGCCTGCAGGCGACACTGTCTACTTGTTCTTCCATGTGGATAAGGGCGAATGGACCCTCTTGCCGCTTGTACAAACAGGTTGGGCATTGGACCATAAGGAAGGACCGCTGGCAAGAGAGTACGCGGGAGATGTCACCATGACCGTCACGAATGCGGCGGGCGATGAGGTCTACAGCGGCGCTCTCGGTCTGGTCGATAACCTTAAGGCAGGCGAGTACACAGTGTCTGTTACAGCCGGAGGCGAGGTCATCGGCACAGAAACAGTGACCGTAGAACCCGGCGAAACGACCAACGTCGATTTCGGCACACTGGTCCTGACAGCTCTCGGTTCGACTGAAATAGTCTACCTCTGA
- a CDS encoding acyltransferase has protein sequence MKREFRERNEILEFNKKFPDQNKTTPFEKLYVNLRIRTAPFFYRRYKAGTDKWLVKQEKLSHLASAGLGPKLRAIFYEETLTNCGKNMYIHSGVTFYFPYNISIGDNVYMNRNVFITARDRVEIGDNVLIGPNVMINTGNHVYTDPKTPIYLQGHVSEEIVIEDDVWIAANVAVLKGVRIGKGSVVGAGSVVVKDVPPYSVVVGVPAKKIKERA, from the coding sequence ATGAAAAGAGAGTTCCGCGAGAGAAATGAGATACTGGAGTTCAATAAGAAATTTCCGGATCAGAACAAAACAACTCCTTTTGAAAAATTATATGTTAATTTGAGAATAAGAACGGCACCGTTCTTTTACAGAAGATACAAAGCCGGGACAGATAAATGGCTTGTGAAGCAAGAGAAGCTGAGTCATTTGGCTTCCGCGGGGCTGGGCCCGAAGCTCAGAGCGATCTTTTACGAAGAGACCCTTACGAACTGCGGGAAGAACATGTACATCCACTCGGGAGTAACATTCTACTTCCCATACAACATCTCCATCGGGGACAATGTCTACATGAACAGGAACGTCTTCATTACGGCCAGGGACAGGGTGGAGATAGGGGACAATGTATTGATAGGGCCCAATGTGATGATAAACACCGGCAACCATGTATACACAGACCCGAAGACCCCGATATACCTGCAGGGTCATGTCTCAGAGGAGATCGTCATCGAGGACGACGTGTGGATCGCCGCAAATGTGGCCGTACTCAAAGGCGTAAGGATAGGAAAGGGATCAGTTGTCGGCGCAGGCAGCGTTGTGGTGAAGGATGTCCCGCCGTACAGCGTTGTCGTAGGGGTACCGGCAAAAAAGATCAAAGAAAGAGCTTAA
- a CDS encoding ATP-dependent DNA helicase, with protein MDRSSGIGLDSFLNRSQPEKKMVKEENPEAPYLPYEPRPMQLEIITDVRRAIDEGRHIVMESGTGTGKTIVSLAAGLEHAMRTGKKIVYLTRTISQSDQVMKELRAISTIKQVSGITITGRNKSCPLFAKEGLDDLPPNVLSLMCDDKKKKSMNDNAGGCRFFDRTKAEINNVMSYCLKEFPTSAELDTYCEKAGVCPYEMKKMLMKEMDVVVAPYIHILSEDIRTNFIANLGGEDVPLLLIVDEAHNLIDAARDQESFSITMRMIEAAMDECTVTKTGETLNSIKIEDVIKFLKAAIKQLATQNISLGVKEFRLGKDALESLIMKRFNVTRNELNVLIEDMIGVGDKRMDTLSEKGDFSISEIYTLGVALRDWVMSDNDRYVRSVKTSENGEYLFAACIDPSDIVKFMQEQQGAVHMSGTLQPLEQYYKVMGLPRTAIARTYPSPFPKENRSVIYVDDVTTKYDKRDPVMMSRIENRIIDLCNAVEKNTLVFFPSYKMMKDMRASLELKIKKPMFWEESGQQKRTMNALNAFRRGSNGVFFSVMGGSVAEGIDFPGEELCFTIIVGIPYPPPSLELKAMSDMFDARYGPRMGWRYTSEVPAIRKIRQAIGRMIRTETDYGMAVILDSRVSEYQRQLEATLSKHPIKDAVDFFSKR; from the coding sequence GTGGACAGATCCTCCGGCATCGGCTTGGACAGTTTCCTTAACAGATCCCAGCCGGAGAAGAAAATGGTGAAGGAAGAGAACCCCGAAGCGCCGTACCTCCCGTATGAGCCGAGGCCGATGCAGCTTGAGATCATCACCGACGTAAGGCGTGCGATCGACGAAGGAAGGCACATCGTGATGGAATCGGGCACAGGCACCGGAAAGACCATCGTCTCTCTCGCGGCGGGCTTGGAACACGCCATGCGAACGGGAAAAAAGATAGTCTACCTCACAAGAACGATATCTCAATCCGACCAGGTGATGAAAGAGCTGAGAGCCATCTCCACAATAAAACAGGTCTCAGGAATAACGATAACCGGAAGGAACAAATCCTGCCCTCTCTTTGCAAAAGAGGGTTTGGACGATCTTCCTCCCAATGTGCTTTCGCTGATGTGCGACGACAAGAAAAAAAAGAGCATGAACGACAACGCAGGCGGCTGCAGGTTCTTCGACAGGACAAAGGCGGAGATCAACAATGTCATGAGCTACTGTCTCAAAGAATTCCCCACCTCCGCCGAACTCGATACCTACTGCGAGAAAGCGGGCGTCTGCCCGTATGAGATGAAGAAGATGCTGATGAAGGAGATGGACGTCGTCGTTGCGCCATATATCCACATATTGTCGGAAGACATCAGAACGAACTTCATCGCAAATCTTGGGGGAGAGGATGTTCCGCTTTTACTTATTGTGGATGAGGCGCACAATCTGATCGATGCGGCGAGGGATCAGGAGAGCTTTTCCATCACCATGAGGATGATAGAGGCGGCGATGGACGAATGCACTGTAACAAAGACGGGAGAAACGCTTAATAGCATTAAGATAGAGGACGTTATCAAATTCCTGAAGGCTGCGATAAAACAACTTGCGACCCAAAACATATCTCTCGGGGTAAAAGAATTCAGACTCGGAAAGGATGCCCTTGAGAGCCTGATCATGAAACGCTTCAACGTAACGAGGAACGAGTTGAACGTTCTCATCGAAGATATGATCGGCGTCGGCGACAAACGAATGGACACTCTATCTGAAAAAGGGGATTTCTCCATCTCCGAGATATACACACTCGGCGTAGCTTTGAGGGACTGGGTCATGTCAGATAACGACAGATATGTCAGGTCAGTGAAAACATCCGAGAACGGGGAATACCTGTTCGCCGCATGCATAGATCCGTCCGACATAGTGAAGTTCATGCAGGAGCAGCAAGGCGCTGTGCACATGTCCGGAACGTTGCAACCTCTCGAACAATATTACAAAGTAATGGGATTACCCAGAACGGCGATCGCCAGGACGTACCCTTCCCCCTTCCCAAAGGAGAATCGTTCGGTAATATATGTGGACGATGTGACCACCAAGTACGACAAAAGGGATCCCGTGATGATGTCACGTATCGAGAACAGGATAATCGATCTGTGCAATGCGGTCGAGAAGAACACACTGGTCTTCTTCCCCTCGTATAAAATGATGAAGGATATGCGCGCAAGTCTTGAACTTAAGATCAAAAAACCTATGTTCTGGGAGGAATCCGGACAGCAGAAAAGAACGATGAACGCTCTGAATGCGTTCAGAAGAGGCTCAAACGGCGTATTCTTCAGCGTAATGGGGGGTTCAGTGGCGGAAGGTATCGACTTCCCGGGCGAAGAGTTGTGTTTCACCATCATCGTGGGTATTCCGTACCCGCCGCCATCGCTTGAATTAAAGGCAATGTCAGATATGTTCGACGCAAGATATGGGCCGAGGATGGGATGGAGATACACCAGCGAAGTTCCCGCTATAAGAAAGATCAGACAGGCCATAGGCAGGATGATCAGGACCGAAACGGACTACGGCATGGCTGTGATACTCGACTCCCGGGTATCGGAGTATCAAAGACAGCTCGAAGCAACATTGTCAAAACACCCGATAAAAGATGCGGTCGACTTCTTTTCAAAAAGATAA
- a CDS encoding bile acid:sodium symporter family protein, with amino-acid sequence MALIGTLSNMRYWIILGVAMALLIGPIGDFSSNLLIIVLIIQMTLSMDGLTLNSENIKKNKRPILYSVIGCFGISAGVTLIIGSFFISGHQDLWNGWVLLAAVPCAVSCVTMSFYLKGNTTMCVLALAVVYFLALALTPLITLVMLGEAVSVLKILSYVILFVVVPMAASFPLKKIKIDRTTRMITVNIMMFLMVFLALGANRDFLSSEPVVVILVIIACIVRVFVVGFLMTHIFKKKGSNRENALVYIPMSVWKNSGLATTLCFVLFGSAAGAALPCAISLLVEVLWFASISSYIEKIWPSDNPISAVNG; translated from the coding sequence ATGGCGCTGATCGGCACCCTGTCCAATATGAGGTACTGGATAATTCTGGGCGTTGCGATGGCGCTACTGATCGGGCCGATCGGGGACTTCTCTTCGAATCTGCTGATCATCGTCCTGATAATCCAGATGACCTTGTCCATGGACGGCCTTACGCTGAATTCAGAAAATATAAAGAAGAACAAAAGGCCGATTCTGTATTCTGTCATCGGGTGCTTCGGCATCTCTGCTGGAGTTACGCTGATAATCGGGTCATTCTTCATTTCCGGTCACCAAGATCTGTGGAATGGATGGGTATTGCTTGCGGCAGTTCCCTGCGCAGTATCATGCGTGACGATGTCATTCTATCTTAAAGGCAACACGACGATGTGCGTGCTTGCGTTAGCGGTGGTATATTTCTTGGCTCTCGCGCTGACGCCTCTTATAACTCTGGTGATGCTCGGAGAGGCAGTCAGCGTGCTCAAAATACTCTCATATGTGATATTGTTCGTCGTTGTGCCCATGGCGGCGTCTTTCCCGCTGAAAAAAATAAAGATCGACCGCACGACAAGAATGATAACAGTCAATATCATGATGTTCCTGATGGTGTTCTTGGCTCTGGGTGCGAACAGGGATTTTCTGTCATCGGAACCGGTCGTGGTTATTCTTGTGATCATCGCATGCATAGTACGCGTCTTTGTCGTAGGTTTCCTGATGACCCACATTTTCAAGAAAAAGGGTTCGAACAGAGAGAACGCTCTTGTTTACATCCCGATGTCGGTGTGGAAGAACTCCGGTCTTGCAACGACTTTGTGTTTCGTTCTGTTCGGAAGTGCCGCCGGAGCGGCCCTGCCGTGCGCCATATCTCTGCTTGTCGAGGTCCTCTGGTTCGCATCGATATCAAGTTATATAGAAAAGATCTGGCCTAGTGATAATCCTATTTCTGCCGTTAACGGTTGA
- a CDS encoding nitroreductase family protein, translating into MNEVLKNIYGRASVRRYKPDKVPEKDVREIIKAGFHAANGMNRQALEFAVLENKDAIKKYNRKAILLYADMIRAAGHSNPMVENMVKNPEADIFHDAPMLVFVFANPSAVTPVEDGSLAVGNMMLAAHSMGYGTCFIGFAAGLGNDKEFRNELNVPEGHRYLACMTLGKPDGSMGTHSRSEIKILSWVK; encoded by the coding sequence ATGAACGAAGTACTGAAAAACATCTACGGCAGAGCCTCCGTAAGAAGATACAAGCCGGACAAGGTCCCGGAGAAGGATGTGAGGGAGATCATAAAAGCCGGATTCCACGCCGCCAACGGCATGAATCGCCAGGCGCTCGAATTCGCAGTGCTGGAAAATAAGGATGCGATCAAAAAATACAACAGGAAGGCCATATTGCTTTATGCCGACATGATAAGAGCGGCAGGACACTCCAACCCCATGGTCGAGAACATGGTGAAGAATCCCGAAGCGGACATATTCCACGATGCGCCGATGCTTGTGTTCGTATTTGCGAACCCTAGTGCGGTAACGCCTGTCGAGGATGGTTCGTTGGCGGTAGGCAACATGATGTTGGCGGCACACTCGATGGGATACGGCACGTGTTTCATAGGCTTCGCCGCAGGACTGGGTAATGATAAAGAATTCAGGAACGAGTTGAACGTTCCGGAAGGCCACAGATACCTCGCATGCATGACGTTAGGAAAGCCCGACGGCAGTATGGGGACGCATTCCCGCTCAGAGATAAAGATACTCAGCTGGGTAAAGTGA
- the sfsA gene encoding DNA/RNA nuclease SfsA, which yields MKNTGRCKELLIPGVKAVLSISDNPDRSTAYDLIAVYKEDMLVNIDSQAPNKVVEESIRSISGFEDADEIRREYTYGDSRIDIFAKTGNTKKLMEIKGVTLENNGMALFPDAPTERGLKHIRELESSLRDGYEAYVMFLLQMSGPRSFTPNYEMHEEFALEVERAYSLGVKILAFDCQVTEDGLTFGRQVEVKFRDHS from the coding sequence GTGAAGAACACAGGTCGATGCAAAGAACTTCTTATTCCCGGAGTCAAAGCAGTGCTTTCGATCTCCGATAACCCGGACAGATCCACGGCATACGATCTTATCGCAGTATACAAAGAGGATATGCTTGTAAACATCGATTCTCAGGCGCCTAACAAAGTGGTCGAAGAATCCATACGGTCTATATCAGGTTTCGAGGATGCTGACGAAATACGCCGCGAATACACTTACGGAGATTCCCGCATAGATATTTTCGCAAAGACCGGGAATACAAAGAAGCTTATGGAGATCAAGGGAGTGACCCTTGAGAACAACGGCATGGCTCTGTTCCCAGACGCCCCCACCGAAAGGGGGCTTAAACACATCAGAGAGTTGGAGTCATCCTTGAGGGACGGTTATGAAGCATATGTCATGTTCCTTTTACAAATGTCCGGGCCGAGATCTTTCACCCCGAATTATGAGATGCATGAAGAATTCGCACTGGAGGTCGAAAGAGCTTATAGTTTAGGAGTTAAGATACTGGCATTCGACTGCCAAGTGACAGAGGACGGCTTAACTTTTGGAAGGCAAGTTGAGGTTAAGTTCAGGGATCATTCGTAA
- a CDS encoding HPr kinase/phosphorylase gives MGYKVETIGLDRSYELRSKYKGLKSYSSKVNISGLCVEFLTEDREHLKMWEDNFYSMSEEIRSHAKIYSIRDPSHEMKVLFEPSTNVAFLYNFDYYGWIKSIALGISGNILEEAHDIYSVHGAVLDIDGKGVTLIAPSKTGKTTQSWGLLRMENAYLVSDDWYFVKLGGGRPIAYGSEKNCYIDADIGDVWEEYKPLVSQVVFDNKGRGIANVRWVTGESSVIPMTKIRCIFLLKRDKDDPVTIRRLSPKEGVDYLLKNDLCNPHQIIWNDHKKKVRTAFFADFLSKCEVYSVNTIKTPQETQELIRNTIIQDL, from the coding sequence ATGGGCTACAAAGTAGAAACGATCGGTTTGGACAGGTCTTATGAGCTGCGTTCCAAATACAAAGGGCTTAAATCCTATTCATCAAAAGTGAACATTTCCGGCCTTTGCGTTGAATTCCTGACAGAGGACAGAGAACATCTGAAAATGTGGGAGGACAACTTCTATTCAATGTCCGAAGAGATAAGGTCACACGCAAAGATCTACTCCATAAGGGATCCATCGCATGAGATGAAGGTCCTTTTCGAACCGTCGACGAATGTAGCTTTCCTATACAATTTTGATTATTACGGATGGATAAAAAGTATAGCGCTGGGTATATCGGGGAATATATTGGAGGAGGCCCACGACATATATTCCGTTCACGGCGCCGTGCTTGATATCGACGGAAAGGGCGTTACCCTGATCGCCCCCTCAAAAACGGGAAAAACAACTCAATCTTGGGGGCTGCTCAGGATGGAGAACGCATACCTCGTCTCTGATGATTGGTACTTTGTCAAACTTGGCGGTGGAAGACCTATTGCATACGGTTCGGAGAAGAACTGCTACATAGATGCAGATATAGGCGATGTTTGGGAAGAGTACAAACCGCTGGTAAGCCAGGTCGTGTTTGATAATAAAGGGAGGGGGATCGCCAATGTCAGATGGGTAACGGGAGAATCTTCGGTGATACCGATGACCAAGATCCGCTGTATATTCCTATTGAAACGCGATAAAGACGATCCCGTTACGATAAGACGCCTGTCGCCAAAAGAAGGAGTTGATTATCTGCTTAAGAACGACCTCTGCAACCCTCACCAGATCATCTGGAACGATCATAAGAAAAAGGTCAGGACAGCGTTCTTCGCTGATTTCCTTTCCAAGTGCGAAGTATATTCTGTGAACACGATAAAGACCCCGCAAGAGACGCAAGAGCTAATAAGAAACACGATCATTCAAGACCTGTGA
- a CDS encoding flavodoxin family protein codes for MPAKAVIYTSRLGKTRKIAKYIAKELHADEFDLKKQSVIDLSKYDHIVLGTGICAGKPYGALVSFLNENRNQLINKKESLFISCMYDDMKGVNQLERVSSELKIRDAFFFHGKGEKNDAGMEVSVDEFIKEMLKR; via the coding sequence ATGCCAGCGAAAGCAGTAATATATACTTCAAGACTAGGAAAAACAAGAAAAATAGCCAAATACATCGCAAAAGAATTGCACGCCGATGAATTTGATCTTAAAAAGCAATCTGTGATCGACCTTTCTAAATATGACCACATTGTGCTCGGTACGGGGATATGCGCAGGAAAACCTTATGGGGCGCTGGTCTCTTTCCTGAATGAGAATCGGAATCAACTGATAAATAAGAAAGAGTCTCTTTTCATATCCTGTATGTATGATGATATGAAAGGCGTGAATCAGTTGGAAAGGGTCTCAAGCGAACTCAAGATCCGCGACGCGTTCTTTTTCCACGGAAAGGGAGAAAAGAACGATGCCGGAATGGAGGTATCTGTTGATGAGTTCATTAAAGAGATGTTGAAAAGATGA
- a CDS encoding DUF1294 domain-containing protein: MNRETVFLIIILYIALNIAALLLFWIDKRRAMKEQYRIKESTLLTAGFLGPFGAIAGMEIFRHKTRKLKFKVVYLFPMVHLIIIYIIFFYFSI; the protein is encoded by the coding sequence ATGAACCGGGAAACGGTCTTTCTGATCATCATTCTTTACATTGCGCTGAACATCGCAGCGCTTCTTCTTTTCTGGATAGATAAACGCAGGGCGATGAAGGAACAATACCGCATTAAAGAATCCACTTTATTGACGGCAGGGTTCCTCGGCCCGTTCGGTGCGATAGCGGGGATGGAGATATTCAGGCACAAAACGAGAAAATTGAAGTTCAAGGTAGTTTATCTCTTCCCGATGGTCCACCTGATCATCATTTACATCATATTTTTCTATTTCTCGATCTGA
- the twy1 gene encoding 4-demethylwyosine synthase TYW1, translating to MDESYRELLIKQQYRLYKDHAAVKLCHWMKESMIHGRHCYKQDFYGIESHRCLQMTPAINECSHCCSFCWRVQERDFEVRDWAEPKEMLDALIAHHRLLISGFKGDPRCSKQMFEEASDPNQVAISLAGEPITYPYLSDLIKECHRRKMTTFLVTNGTYPDQLGSLDELPMQLYVTIAAPNEEIYKKVCRPKINDGWGRLMKTLDLLPSLDTRTVIRHTLVKDLNFGWVDEYGKLDNRADPDLIEPKGYVFVGASRQRLSLTSMPSFEEIRDFSSQLGDIVGMSIIRERPDSRVLLMAKEDLDTDVRNTPRIRSRNRKI from the coding sequence ATGGACGAATCCTATCGTGAATTATTGATAAAACAGCAGTATCGTTTATATAAAGATCACGCGGCAGTGAAACTGTGCCATTGGATGAAAGAGAGTATGATCCACGGAAGACACTGCTATAAGCAGGACTTCTACGGCATAGAAAGCCATCGCTGCCTGCAGATGACCCCGGCGATCAACGAATGCAGCCATTGCTGCAGTTTCTGCTGGAGGGTCCAGGAGAGGGACTTCGAGGTCAGGGATTGGGCAGAGCCCAAAGAGATGTTGGACGCTCTTATCGCACATCACAGACTCCTCATATCCGGGTTCAAAGGCGATCCGAGATGCTCTAAGCAAATGTTCGAAGAAGCATCCGATCCGAATCAGGTTGCCATATCTTTAGCCGGCGAGCCGATAACCTATCCTTACCTGTCGGATCTCATCAAGGAATGCCACAGAAGAAAAATGACCACATTCCTCGTGACTAACGGAACATACCCCGATCAGCTTGGATCTTTGGACGAATTGCCGATGCAGCTGTATGTGACGATCGCCGCTCCCAACGAAGAGATATACAAGAAGGTCTGCCGCCCGAAAATAAACGACGGATGGGGCAGACTCATGAAGACCTTGGACCTTCTTCCGTCACTTGATACACGCACTGTGATAAGACACACTCTGGTAAAGGACCTGAACTTCGGATGGGTCGATGAGTATGGGAAACTTGACAACAGGGCCGATCCGGATCTCATCGAGCCGAAAGGGTATGTCTTTGTCGGTGCATCAAGACAAAGGCTTTCGCTCACATCAATGCCGTCATTCGAAGAAATAAGAGATTTCTCATCTCAATTGGGAGATATCGTAGGTATGTCGATAATAAGGGAAAGGCCGGACAGCAGAGTATTGCTCATGGCAAAAGAAGATCTCGATACAGATGTTAGGAACACGCCGCGCATCAGATCGAGAAATAGAAAAATATGA